The Pyrus communis chromosome 12, drPyrComm1.1, whole genome shotgun sequence genomic sequence CTCCAAGATCATTCCAAAACAGTACAAGAAGTTTTCTGCGGCTACAATCTCTTGAAAGCTCAACCAAGATAGCGAAAGGACCCCAGAAGCTGAGAACAAAATGCCAATTACTTGGGTTCCATGACGAGAACGCTCACCAAAAAACTTAGGGAGCATCCCTCGTTCTGCCATCCCAAGAAGTTGGAAGGAGTCGCTGCTCATTTCAGCAACAAACATCCCCATGTTCGACACTGCTACAGCCCCTTGGATCCACCATCTCAACCAAACTCCCCCAATTATTTTGGCAATGTCTGAGAAATATCCATCGGTCCGCAAGTCACGGTCGAGTGGAACAGCCCCAGTACCCATTAAGGGTGGGAAAAGATATCCAAGAACAACTAATATCAAAGCATAAAACAGAGCCTTTGGGAGAGTTTTCTTTGGGTTTTCTACCTCTCCGGCAAGTGTACTTATCGAGTCCCAATAGTTGAGATTCCAAAGGAGAGTGTTGAGATACAAATTCCAGTCCACATTGTGTAGATTTACAACCAGCCATCTCGAGGGCTTCACCTTGGAATCTGCAGGTCCACAATGTAAAGCTGCACTTCAAGAAACTACTCGTATCATTGAACAAAGTCTTAACAACTAATGGAAAAGCAATAAGGGCGTTGTTTGGTGCAACCCAGGTTGGAATTTCACACTTTGCACCCACCATTTGTAAATCATGGGTCCAGTTCCCACCCgtgggatatttttttttttcacttgtcaCTTGCATATTGACCAAGTCTGTGTGCAGCTTGGCATTGATGGTGACTTCATGTATTTTCTGACGGATGCTGCTGTTATAGCGGTAAAAGTTACTTCTTTCTTAGTTTTGTCACTCCGTTTTCAGTTTAACaaattatttatgtttatttgcTTGACACTTTGCAGTTTCAATATAGAAATCCCGATAGAGTGAGTTGCAAAGGCGAGGGATAGAGatgaaagagagggagagggagagtgagagagattaAGAGTTTTGTCTgagagaaaaacaaatttttggaAGGTGGAAACGGTCCGGGTCGAGGACCCGTTTCCTCAGCAATTAGGACTCGCCCCACTCCGCCCCATTCcagatttaaaaaaattggaccCGCCCCTACCCGCAGGTCCAtgcccgtttgcccacccctagttgtgattgttgttggatatcatatattattattacaatGTCCAgggtttgggaattgttataaCTTTAGGGGAGGTTCTGCTGAAATTTTGGTATAATTTGTAGTGGTTGTttgactgtttttttttttttttccaacaaagaaaaatacccAGGGACCGTGTCGCCAATTGAAGATGGCGAAGGTCACCCAAGTGACCAACGGACGTATCACAATCAGATACGATGGCTGACATCAGGCTGCACCAACGCTGGAGCAACATAGTGCATTGGCCCACGACATTGGTCACGTTGTTCGAACCTATTGCCCTATGCAATAGAAGTCTTGGAAGGCGATGCCAGACGAGGTGAGGATGAAGGTGCGCGCTTATTTGTCGATAAATATCCTgcctttttattgctttttttttttaattttatatatttatattacctaatgtatgtaattaatttgttaaattgcAAACGAATTACAATTTTGATGACATCAACAACAATATGTTGGTGTACGTCAACAGGCTTTTCACTGAACGATACAAGCAGTGGAAGAGAGACATGCACCAATATTTTCAGACATTTGATGATCCAGAGGTCGCTCTTGAGAAGGGTTGCCCGAAGGAGTTTGAGGATCGGGAAAAAATTGGGTGTAGCTCTACAGTCATTTTCAGGAGCCCCGCTATGTGgtacgttttttttttattaagtctAAAAGTATTATACGTTTCTTActaatatttattgatttttttatatttcatttaaattagaactaatacattttttttttcgtataaCAGAAGAAGACGAAAGCCAACAAGATCAATCAGGAGAAGAAaactcttctccaccattcgAGTTCGAGGCCCTTCTCATATAGGATGGAGGCGCGGTGGCAAGTAATAATAAAGcttttcatattcaatttttaatatgtcagtaatattaatttttctttcatactaacaattttcttatctttttaTATTTAGGGGGGTTCAAAATTCCCGGACATCGATGTCTTTGCAGACATTTATGTTTGACCCAGGGATGAGTTGGATGAGTCccttcatgtaagtattcttCAATTGTAATTACCATCTTACACTTTCAAGTATAATTGTTGTAACAACCCCACTAGATTTTATCTGAACGAAGGGGGTATTTTTGTGTTCTCGATCCCTTATATATCATTTTGCTCTTATTGGTTTGAGGAAATAAAGGCTCAAACTTCCTGACATTTTCATGATACTTCAAGAAATCCATTGAAAACTTACTAAATTGTCTAACACTTGGGCAATTTGATTCTTACTGTTGGAGGAAAGATCAGCAATTTTCAGTTATACTGCAGAAAGGAAGAATACAAGAGAATATATATGGACGATGACTTTTGAACGgcaactaaaatttaattttattgctttcaattttttattacaacACTAGGCCATCTTATTATTGGCTATTTTTTAATAACATTCAGACCTTTTGATAACAACTATTACTCTTAGATTAGTTCCAAGAGACACAACTCTACATTACAGAAAATGCATTACGTTTAACACTTACATCATTGACTTGATCCTAGTTGATCTAAGGTTGTTACATAAATCCTCCTTAGTTTCCTGAGTAATCCTCTCTAGTTCCTGCTGAAATCTCTCCATGGCCGAGAATGGCAAACACATTGGTACCAATATTCCATCCTCGGTGTCGTTTTTGTGTTGAACGTAGAAGCTAATCAAATCCAAGGCCTTGGCGGGTCCAGCAAATACTGGCTGTCCCCATCCAAAATTGACATCTCCAAAACCTGCACGTGTTGTATCAGAAACTATAAAATAACTTCCTGTCGATGAATATTGAGGTCGCCCTCTTAGTACCATAAGATCTGCCACTGATCTTAAGTATTCTTCATTCATGGTAGCTTTAGCCTTCTTCACCAACTCCAAAGCATATCCCAATGGATTTTTGCATAGAGGTTCAGCCTTTGAAATTGCAGTTGGAAATGCAAATGCATTGCCATAGTATCCCAAGGGAAGACGTACATTGTGGTGTTTTCCCCGTGCATTGACAGTGCATGAAACACGGACAGCCTGTTTTGGATTAATTTTAAGTGCAAGAGTGCGACATTTCCACAAACAAGCTGTGACCAAGTCAAATGTGGAGCAAGTGGAAATTAGGTGGGGTGGAATCTGTTTTCGAAGAACTCTCATCTCCTTGGCACCAAAGTAGAAAGATCGTTGAACCATGTTTGACT encodes the following:
- the LOC137710791 gene encoding alcohol acyl transferase 1 allele RGc-like, with product MMPLSVLQVKRLQPELITPAKATPQETKFLSDIDDQEGLRFQVPIIMCYKDNPSLNKNRNPVKVIREALSRALVYYYPLAGRLREGPNRKLMVDCNGEGILFVEASVDVTLEQLGDKILPPCPLLEEFLFNFPGSDGIIGCPLLLVQVTCLTCGGFILALRLNHTMYDAPGLLLFLTAIAEMARGAHAPSILPVWERELLFARDPPRITCAHHEYEDVIDHSNDSYPSSNQSNMVQRSFYFGAKEMRVLRKQIPPHLISTCSTFDLVTACLWKCRTLALKINPKQAVRVSCTVNARGKHHNVRLPLGYYGNAFAFPTAISKAEPLCKNPLGYALELVKKAKATMNEEYLRSVADLMVLRGRPQYSSTGSYFIVSDTTRAGFGDVNFGWGQPVFAGPAKALDLISFYVQHKNDTEDGILVPMCLPFSAMERFQQELERITQETKEDLCNNLRSTRIKSMM